A region from the Paraburkholderia youngii genome encodes:
- a CDS encoding nitrile hydratase accessory protein produces the protein MTAPPVSLDTLPGLPRDDAGPVFSAPWEAAAFAMALSLHERGVFTWAEWAAQLADAIRDAQAQGDPDHGDTYYVHWLTALEQIATAKGCLTRDALVERKNAWDVAARRTPHGRPIELD, from the coding sequence ATGACTGCGCCCCCGGTGTCACTCGATACACTGCCCGGCTTGCCACGCGACGATGCCGGCCCCGTCTTCTCCGCGCCCTGGGAGGCGGCGGCCTTTGCGATGGCGCTCTCGCTTCATGAGCGCGGCGTGTTCACCTGGGCCGAATGGGCGGCTCAACTCGCCGATGCTATCCGCGACGCGCAGGCGCAAGGCGATCCGGACCACGGCGACACCTACTATGTTCATTGGCTGACCGCGCTCGAACAGATCGCGACCGCGAAGGGCTGCCTGACGCGCGATGCACTGGTAGAGCGGAAAAACGCATGGGACGTAGCGGCGCGCCGCACCCCCCACGGGCGGCCGATCGAACTCGACTGA
- a CDS encoding 3-(methylthio)propionyl-CoA ligase, translated as MTTPLLGQMMDVPLTVSSLLAHASRHFGTTEIVSKRIEGDVHRYTYRDCEKRAKQLAQALIALDVQPGERIGTLAWNGYRHLEAYYGTTGFGAVCHTINPRLFPEQIAWIINDADDSYVLFDTTFSQLIEYLAPLCPKVCGWIALADDAHLPAVQTPIPLISYETFLKPHDGAFDWPLLDERQASYLCYTSGTTGNPKGALYSHRSTVLHAYAGALPDAMCLSAHDSALPVVPMFHANAWGIPHAAPLTGAKLVLPGKDLDGKSLFELMQAERVTYSAGVPTVWLGLLNYMKEAGVRLSSLQRAVIGGSACPPAMLRTFEEYGVEAIHGWGMTEMSPLGTLAKLNWEQSQRPPEEQRRLREKQGHVIYGVDMKIVGDDGRDLPWDGIAFGELHTRGPWVIKRYFQKDDSPLVDGWFPTGDVATIDGDGFMRITDRSKDVIKSGGEWISSIEIENIAIAHPGVAEAACIACAHPKWLQRPLLVVVKRKDAEVTRDELLAFYEGKVAKWWMPDDVIFVTELPHTAVGKLHKLKLREQFSDHLLASALEVEPCPLADERAMEGAGSKPAAE; from the coding sequence ATGACGACACCGCTGCTCGGACAGATGATGGACGTGCCGCTGACGGTTTCCTCACTGCTGGCCCATGCGTCACGGCACTTCGGCACTACCGAGATCGTGTCAAAGCGCATCGAAGGCGACGTACATCGCTACACGTATCGCGACTGCGAAAAGCGCGCGAAGCAACTGGCGCAGGCGCTTATCGCGCTGGATGTGCAGCCGGGCGAACGGATCGGCACGCTGGCATGGAACGGTTACCGCCATCTGGAAGCCTATTACGGCACGACGGGCTTCGGGGCTGTGTGTCATACCATCAACCCCCGGCTCTTCCCCGAGCAGATCGCATGGATCATCAACGACGCCGATGACAGCTACGTGCTGTTCGATACGACGTTCTCGCAGCTGATTGAATACCTTGCGCCCCTCTGTCCCAAGGTGTGTGGGTGGATCGCGCTTGCCGACGACGCGCATCTACCTGCGGTGCAGACGCCCATACCGCTCATCAGCTATGAGACGTTTCTCAAGCCGCACGACGGCGCATTCGACTGGCCGCTCCTCGACGAGCGCCAGGCATCGTACCTTTGTTACACCTCGGGCACGACGGGCAATCCAAAGGGCGCGCTGTATTCGCATCGCTCCACGGTGCTGCACGCGTACGCCGGTGCGCTGCCGGATGCGATGTGTCTATCGGCGCACGACTCGGCGTTGCCTGTCGTGCCGATGTTTCATGCGAACGCATGGGGCATTCCGCATGCCGCGCCGCTCACGGGCGCGAAACTCGTCCTTCCGGGCAAAGATCTCGACGGTAAATCCCTTTTCGAGCTGATGCAGGCGGAGCGCGTCACGTATTCCGCCGGCGTGCCAACCGTCTGGCTTGGCCTGCTCAACTACATGAAGGAAGCGGGCGTGCGGTTGTCGTCACTGCAACGCGCGGTGATCGGCGGGTCCGCGTGCCCGCCGGCGATGCTGCGCACCTTCGAGGAATACGGCGTCGAAGCCATTCACGGATGGGGCATGACCGAGATGTCACCGCTCGGCACGCTCGCAAAACTCAACTGGGAACAATCACAGCGGCCGCCGGAAGAGCAGCGCAGGCTGCGCGAAAAGCAGGGGCACGTGATCTACGGCGTGGACATGAAGATCGTCGGCGACGATGGGCGCGACCTGCCGTGGGACGGCATCGCGTTCGGCGAACTGCACACGCGCGGTCCGTGGGTGATCAAGCGGTATTTCCAGAAGGATGACTCGCCGCTCGTCGACGGCTGGTTTCCGACCGGCGACGTGGCCACGATCGACGGGGACGGTTTTATGCGGATCACCGACCGCAGCAAGGATGTGATCAAGTCGGGAGGCGAGTGGATCAGTTCGATCGAAATCGAGAACATCGCGATCGCGCATCCGGGCGTCGCAGAGGCAGCCTGCATCGCCTGCGCCCATCCGAAGTGGCTGCAGCGGCCGCTGCTCGTCGTCGTCAAACGCAAGGACGCGGAGGTCACGCGCGACGAACTGCTCGCGTTCTACGAGGGCAAGGTCGCGAAGTGGTGGATGCCCGATGACGTTATCTTCGTCACCGAATTGCCGCATACGGCCGTTGGAAAGCTGCACAAACTGAAGCTGCGCGAGCAGTTCAGCGACCACCTGCTGGCGTCGGCGCTCGAAGTTGAGCCCTGTCCCCTTGCCGACGAGCGCGCAATGGAAGGCGCCGGGTCAAAACCTGCGGCGGAATAA
- a CDS encoding extracellular catalytic domain type 1 short-chain-length polyhydroxyalkanoate depolymerase: MKLNEGFLDSMKEAFALFRRNDAAAAAEIVKRAMRGEPTDVATAHADRHENTTTTRFADLLQPRHRAHQTQTEPDVQDRAHFSMRRYVNAAGQRNYKVYVPSQYRSDPLPLIVMLHGCTQDADDFAAGTRMNALAETHGFIVAYPTQPQRANTSKCWNWFRPADQLRDHGEPSLIAGITREVMANYNVDPKRVFVAGLSAGGAMAAIVAQAYPDLYAAAGIHSGLPVGCAHDLPSALAAMRGGKTGSKARKPGRADIHDTQASQCPLIVFHGDADATVHPANANGLVHGFSSSDPIAARPSGANGQARKHTVRHMTSRAGVHAELWIIHGAPHAWAGGSSSGSYTDPSGPDASAEMVRFFLEHPRRQ; encoded by the coding sequence ATGAAACTCAACGAAGGCTTTCTGGACTCGATGAAAGAGGCGTTCGCCCTCTTTCGCCGCAATGACGCCGCGGCGGCCGCGGAGATCGTCAAACGCGCCATGCGTGGCGAGCCGACGGACGTGGCAACCGCGCATGCAGACCGGCATGAGAACACGACGACAACGCGCTTCGCCGACCTCCTGCAACCCCGGCATCGCGCCCATCAGACGCAAACCGAACCGGACGTGCAGGATCGTGCGCACTTCAGCATGCGGCGCTACGTCAACGCCGCGGGCCAGCGTAACTACAAGGTCTACGTCCCCAGTCAATATCGCAGTGATCCCCTGCCCCTCATCGTCATGCTGCACGGTTGCACGCAGGACGCTGACGATTTCGCAGCCGGCACGCGGATGAACGCCCTTGCCGAAACGCACGGTTTTATCGTCGCTTATCCGACCCAGCCGCAACGCGCAAATACCTCGAAATGCTGGAACTGGTTCAGGCCTGCCGATCAGCTGCGCGACCACGGCGAGCCGTCGCTGATCGCGGGCATCACGCGCGAAGTCATGGCAAATTACAACGTCGATCCGAAACGCGTGTTCGTTGCCGGTCTTTCGGCCGGCGGCGCGATGGCGGCGATCGTCGCGCAAGCCTATCCCGATCTGTACGCAGCAGCGGGTATTCATTCGGGCCTGCCCGTCGGATGCGCGCACGACTTGCCGTCCGCGCTGGCGGCAATGCGCGGCGGCAAGACCGGCTCCAAAGCGCGCAAACCTGGCCGAGCGGACATTCACGACACGCAGGCGTCTCAATGCCCGCTCATCGTTTTTCACGGCGACGCGGATGCGACCGTGCATCCTGCCAACGCCAACGGATTGGTACACGGATTCTCCTCAAGTGATCCGATAGCCGCTCGCCCGTCGGGCGCTAATGGGCAGGCGCGCAAGCATACGGTCCGGCACATGACGTCACGAGCCGGGGTACATGCCGAACTATGGATCATCCACGGCGCGCCTCATGCGTGGGCCGGAGGCTCTTCAAGCGGGAGCTATACCGATCCATCCGGCCCCGACGCCAGTGCGGAGATGGTGCGATTTTTTCTCGAGCATCCTCGTCGTCAGTGA
- a CDS encoding CopG family transcriptional regulator: protein MAKEVPDRSRGSETEKITINLGPVDLGQIDLLVEEGFYSNRTDLIRTAIRNQLSIHAPAVKETVTRRELVLGLQHFSKQDLEAACAARQRLRIQVLGLASIATDVSPELALAAIDSILVRGALHASPAVKAALADRIR from the coding sequence ATGGCAAAAGAAGTGCCGGATCGCTCGCGAGGTAGCGAGACCGAAAAAATTACGATCAATCTTGGTCCAGTCGATCTGGGGCAAATCGATTTGCTCGTCGAAGAGGGCTTTTACTCGAACCGCACGGATCTGATCCGTACGGCCATCCGCAATCAGCTGTCGATTCATGCTCCTGCCGTCAAGGAAACCGTAACGCGCCGTGAGCTTGTACTGGGTCTCCAGCATTTCTCGAAACAAGACCTCGAGGCAGCATGCGCGGCCCGTCAGCGACTCAGAATTCAGGTGCTGGGACTGGCGAGCATTGCTACAGACGTCTCACCCGAACTTGCGCTGGCAGCGATCGACTCGATTCTGGTTCGAGGCGCACTCCATGCCTCACCGGCGGTCAAGGCCGCGCTGGCGGATCGAATTCGCTGA
- a CDS encoding cytochrome P450 has protein sequence MSSTLQIVKPAPEDSVVVARTKDLEDENVQAAHLDGIDLVVIRHAQGVCIYQGRCPHEGTLLSEGALKDDVLTCRGHGWQFACLSGQRRGISTSDLKRFEAIIENGEIKVDRNEVLAWKAQQSSCAAAVEQAARPSPVRSVKQLPGPKGVPLLGNLLDFRTRQLHLLLENWCREFGSMYTYTLMGRRFVAIADPVLVNQVLHDRPGTYRRWDVIQRVAHEIGVDGVFSAEGDTWRRQRQLVVKALDPVHLRAFFPSMRMMTSRLLSRWETVARNRQSVNIRQELMRYTVDVATNLAFGYDMDTLQSDGEIIQQHLAVMFPMIQRRIIAPFPYWHYFKLAPDRQLDRALVAVRALTQVLITRNRARLMQDAITDALPSNLLEALLTAQEEGEAPLTDEEVMANVFTILLAGEDTTANTIAWIAYHMCTHPEVQNKMQAEVDSVIGEGAILEDADALDDLVYLDAVTKETMRLKPVSPVTSFEPNFDVQLNGIAIPKGTVLTLLTRQPALQPGSVSPMRTFDPDRWLGASGATSSHQVGFVPFGSGPRLCPGRKLALMEVKSALAMMCRNFNISQATDRTAAVDEIFEFTMFPEGLFVRLEQRH, from the coding sequence ATGAGTTCAACTCTTCAGATCGTAAAGCCGGCCCCGGAAGATTCGGTAGTCGTCGCACGGACGAAAGACCTGGAGGACGAAAACGTCCAGGCGGCTCACCTCGACGGAATTGATCTGGTTGTTATCAGGCACGCCCAAGGCGTCTGCATTTACCAGGGCCGATGTCCGCACGAGGGTACCCTGTTGTCAGAGGGCGCATTAAAGGACGACGTACTTACTTGCAGGGGGCACGGTTGGCAATTCGCCTGTCTATCGGGACAGAGGCGCGGTATCAGCACTTCAGATCTGAAGCGATTCGAAGCAATTATCGAAAACGGGGAAATAAAGGTTGATCGAAATGAAGTGCTTGCATGGAAGGCGCAACAATCCTCCTGCGCGGCTGCTGTCGAGCAGGCCGCCCGCCCATCACCGGTTCGTAGCGTTAAGCAGCTTCCGGGACCGAAGGGTGTTCCGCTCCTTGGCAACCTTCTGGACTTCAGGACCCGCCAGTTGCATTTGCTGCTCGAGAACTGGTGTAGAGAGTTCGGCAGCATGTACACCTACACGCTAATGGGTCGGAGATTCGTTGCGATTGCAGATCCGGTTCTCGTCAATCAGGTCCTCCACGACCGGCCGGGCACCTATCGCCGCTGGGACGTAATCCAGCGCGTCGCGCATGAAATTGGTGTTGATGGCGTGTTTTCGGCAGAGGGCGATACCTGGAGGAGACAGCGACAACTCGTCGTCAAGGCACTTGACCCGGTCCACCTTCGCGCATTCTTTCCCTCGATGCGCATGATGACCTCGCGGCTACTTAGTCGATGGGAGACAGTCGCGCGTAATCGTCAATCCGTAAACATTCGCCAGGAGCTCATGCGCTACACAGTGGACGTGGCGACGAATCTTGCGTTCGGCTATGACATGGACACCCTCCAGAGTGATGGCGAAATCATCCAGCAGCACCTCGCAGTGATGTTTCCAATGATTCAGCGACGGATAATTGCCCCGTTCCCCTATTGGCACTACTTCAAACTGGCACCGGACAGGCAACTTGACCGGGCTCTGGTGGCCGTGCGGGCTCTGACACAGGTTCTCATCACACGCAATCGCGCCCGATTGATGCAAGACGCGATCACTGACGCGCTTCCTTCGAACCTCCTTGAGGCGTTGCTCACGGCGCAAGAGGAAGGAGAGGCACCGCTAACGGACGAAGAAGTGATGGCAAATGTTTTCACGATACTGCTGGCCGGCGAGGACACGACCGCCAATACGATCGCCTGGATCGCGTATCACATGTGCACTCACCCCGAAGTCCAGAACAAAATGCAAGCTGAGGTCGATTCTGTCATCGGGGAGGGCGCAATACTCGAAGACGCGGATGCACTTGATGATCTCGTGTATCTTGACGCGGTAACCAAAGAGACCATGCGTCTGAAGCCGGTTTCCCCGGTTACCAGTTTCGAGCCGAATTTCGATGTCCAGTTAAATGGCATCGCAATTCCCAAGGGTACGGTGCTGACGCTCTTGACGCGACAGCCCGCGCTGCAACCAGGTAGCGTTTCCCCAATGCGAACATTTGACCCTGACCGTTGGCTCGGCGCGTCCGGTGCGACGAGCAGCCATCAGGTAGGTTTCGTTCCATTCGGCTCAGGACCCCGGTTGTGTCCGGGTCGCAAGCTCGCCCTGATGGAAGTTAAATCGGCGCTCGCAATGATGTGCCGCAATTTCAACATATCCCAGGCAACTGACCGAACCGCCGCTGTGGACGAGATATTTGAGTTCACGATGTTCCCGGAAGGCCTCTTTGTGAGGCTGGAACAACGTCACTGA
- a CDS encoding IS110 family transposase — protein sequence MNGTAVGVDIAKSVFQVHYVDQETGEIVNKPVKRAKFLEFFANRAPCVIGMEACGGAHHWARQLTKMGHQVKLMAAEFVKAFNIRNKNDAADARAIWMAAQQPGKPVAVKTEMQQAMLALHRMRQQLIKFRTMQSNGLRGLLTEYGEVMSKSRDKLDKEIPTVFERIAARLPASLIDTFREQWSGLAKLDEQIAEIDRRMREWKKEDKAVKAISEIPGVGLLTATAAVATMGDAKAFRSGREFAAWAGLVPKQTGSDGKVNLHGISKRGDTYLRTLLIHGALAVLTHAKEPDRWVERMQKRRPKNVVIVALANKMARTIWAVLAHDRPYQKGYVSAKPV from the coding sequence ATCAATGGTACGGCAGTCGGCGTCGATATCGCGAAGTCGGTGTTTCAGGTGCATTACGTCGATCAGGAAACCGGCGAGATCGTGAACAAGCCGGTCAAGCGGGCGAAGTTTCTCGAATTCTTTGCGAACCGTGCGCCGTGCGTGATCGGGATGGAAGCGTGCGGCGGAGCGCACCACTGGGCCCGGCAACTGACGAAGATGGGCCATCAGGTAAAGCTGATGGCGGCGGAGTTCGTGAAGGCGTTCAACATCAGGAATAAGAATGATGCGGCGGATGCCAGGGCGATCTGGATGGCTGCGCAACAACCCGGCAAGCCGGTGGCGGTGAAGACCGAGATGCAGCAGGCCATGCTGGCACTGCACCGGATGCGGCAGCAATTGATCAAGTTTCGCACGATGCAGAGCAACGGACTGAGAGGATTGCTGACGGAATACGGCGAAGTCATGAGCAAGAGTCGGGACAAGCTGGACAAGGAAATACCCACCGTGTTTGAGCGGATTGCTGCGCGTCTGCCTGCTTCATTGATCGATACATTTCGCGAACAGTGGAGCGGCTTGGCAAAGCTGGACGAGCAGATTGCAGAGATCGACCGGCGCATGCGCGAGTGGAAAAAGGAAGACAAGGCGGTGAAGGCGATCAGCGAGATTCCTGGAGTTGGATTGCTCACGGCAACCGCAGCCGTGGCGACGATGGGTGATGCGAAGGCATTCCGGTCTGGCCGCGAGTTTGCGGCATGGGCCGGTCTTGTACCGAAGCAGACCGGCTCCGACGGCAAGGTGAACCTGCACGGTATATCGAAGCGCGGCGATACCTATCTACGCACACTACTAATTCACGGCGCACTAGCAGTATTGACGCATGCGAAGGAGCCCGACCGGTGGGTCGAGCGGATGCAGAAGCGCAGGCCGAAGAATGTGGTGATCGTCGCGCTAGCCAACAAGATGGCGCGGACGATCTGGGCGGTGCTAGCCCATGACCGGCCGTACCAAAAGGGATATGTGAGCGCGAAACCTGTTTGA
- a CDS encoding cold-shock protein produces the protein METGTVKWFNDSKGFGFITPDKGGDDLFAHFSEIRADGFKTLAENQKVSFETKQGPKGPQAANIKPL, from the coding sequence ATGGAAACCGGTACCGTTAAATGGTTTAACGACAGCAAAGGCTTTGGCTTCATTACCCCGGACAAGGGCGGCGACGACCTGTTCGCTCATTTCTCCGAGATCCGGGCCGACGGCTTCAAGACGCTGGCTGAAAATCAGAAGGTGAGCTTCGAAACGAAGCAAGGCCCCAAGGGTCCGCAAGCGGCTAACATCAAGCCGCTGTAA
- the nthA gene encoding nitrile hydratase subunit alpha, whose amino-acid sequence MSHDPVHDPSRHHATQHPQVHEGHEGSALPDMDLRVRALESLLIEKGYVDPQALDVLIETYETKVGPRNGARVIAKAWSDPEFRHWLLDDATAAIASLGFAGRQGEHMVALENTPGIHNMVVCTLCSCYPWPVLGLPPVWYKSAPYRSRAVIDPRGVLEEFGVALPDDIKIRVWDSTAEVRYLVLPMRPPGTDALNEDELADLVTRDSMIGTGLPLPAQQATIPNVGSS is encoded by the coding sequence GTGAGTCACGACCCCGTACATGACCCTTCGCGGCATCACGCGACTCAACACCCTCAGGTGCATGAAGGACATGAGGGCAGCGCACTACCCGACATGGATCTGCGTGTGCGTGCGCTCGAATCGCTTCTGATCGAGAAGGGCTACGTCGATCCGCAAGCGCTCGACGTACTGATCGAAACCTACGAAACGAAAGTGGGTCCGCGCAATGGCGCTCGCGTCATCGCAAAGGCGTGGAGCGATCCGGAATTTCGACACTGGCTGCTCGATGATGCGACAGCCGCGATCGCGTCACTTGGCTTCGCGGGGCGTCAGGGCGAGCACATGGTTGCGCTGGAGAACACGCCGGGCATACACAACATGGTCGTCTGCACGCTGTGCTCGTGCTACCCGTGGCCCGTGCTCGGCTTGCCACCCGTCTGGTACAAGTCGGCGCCGTACCGCTCGCGCGCAGTGATCGACCCCCGTGGCGTGCTGGAGGAGTTTGGCGTAGCGTTGCCGGACGACATCAAGATCCGCGTTTGGGATTCGACGGCCGAGGTACGCTATCTGGTGCTGCCAATGCGTCCGCCCGGCACCGACGCACTGAACGAAGACGAACTCGCCGATCTCGTCACGCGCGACTCGATGATCGGCACAGGCTTACCGCTCCCTGCGCAGCAGGCGACAATCCCCAACGTAGGTTCATCGTGA
- a CDS encoding ABC transporter substrate-binding protein: MRSPMLRLLGVATTVSAMVMYSDARATGDAVTIAFITDFSGLYSEGDGQGGLEAIRMAIADFGGQVNGKPIKVLYADHQNKADIAASVAREWIDRESVNVIIGGTNSATALSTNQIAGEKKIPYINVGAGADTLTNEQCTPYTVHYAYDTMALAKGTASSVLKRGGKTWYFLTADYAFGKALEKNASDVVKANGGQVLGSVHHPLSASDFSSFLLQAQQSKAQVLGLANAGGDAVNAIKAANQFGVTKTMTLAALLIFINDINSLGLATAQHLVLTDSWYWNKNAQTRKWSQRYFAKMNKMPSSLQAADYSATMTYLKAVRTVGSTEPAAVMSQLKKQKIDDVYAQGYIREDGSMIHNMYLMEVKTPDESEQPWDYCKIIETIPGEQAFGSKAESRCALWK; this comes from the coding sequence ATGAGATCACCTATGCTTCGCCTGCTGGGGGTCGCGACGACTGTCAGCGCAATGGTGATGTACAGCGACGCGCGCGCAACTGGCGATGCAGTGACCATCGCATTCATCACGGATTTTTCCGGACTGTATTCCGAAGGTGATGGGCAGGGCGGCCTCGAGGCAATTCGAATGGCCATTGCGGATTTCGGAGGCCAGGTCAACGGCAAGCCGATCAAGGTGCTCTATGCGGACCATCAGAACAAGGCCGATATAGCAGCATCGGTCGCGCGGGAATGGATCGACCGCGAGAGTGTCAATGTGATTATCGGCGGGACGAATTCTGCAACCGCGCTTTCCACCAATCAGATTGCCGGAGAAAAGAAGATTCCCTACATCAACGTAGGAGCCGGCGCAGATACGCTGACCAATGAGCAATGCACGCCTTATACGGTCCACTATGCGTACGACACGATGGCCCTTGCAAAGGGAACCGCTTCATCAGTGCTTAAAAGAGGCGGAAAAACATGGTATTTCCTAACCGCCGACTATGCGTTCGGCAAGGCGCTTGAGAAGAACGCCTCTGATGTCGTGAAGGCGAATGGCGGCCAAGTGCTGGGATCTGTTCATCATCCGCTCTCCGCGTCGGACTTTTCTTCGTTCCTTCTTCAGGCACAACAATCGAAAGCACAGGTCCTTGGACTCGCGAACGCTGGCGGCGACGCCGTCAATGCAATCAAGGCCGCGAACCAGTTCGGCGTAACGAAAACGATGACGCTGGCCGCGCTGCTTATCTTCATCAACGATATCAACAGTCTGGGTCTCGCGACGGCGCAACATCTCGTGCTGACGGATAGTTGGTATTGGAACAAGAATGCACAAACACGCAAGTGGTCGCAGCGCTATTTCGCGAAAATGAACAAGATGCCGTCGAGCCTGCAGGCCGCCGACTATTCCGCAACGATGACCTATCTGAAGGCAGTGCGGACTGTCGGCTCGACCGAACCAGCCGCGGTCATGTCGCAGCTAAAGAAACAAAAGATCGACGACGTGTATGCGCAAGGATATATCCGGGAAGATGGCAGCATGATTCACAATATGTATCTGATGGAGGTGAAGACGCCGGACGAATCGGAGCAGCCGTGGGACTACTGCAAGATCATCGAAACGATTCCTGGTGAACAGGCGTTCGGCAGTAAAGCTGAGTCTCGCTGCGCGTTATGGAAATGA
- a CDS encoding YybH family protein, with amino-acid sequence MPLADVHYWRQAINNTLKHFGTCGLFALPALFTMHPALAQNKLVTDANATWNKGDAHGLAALYDEKAIVSRGNGKIVQGRDEIEKLFKSHFDAGVHDYAIDVVRASQVGNVMYETADWTAVQEKDGKKPQYKGVLLKVMTRSTDGKWRTIAHTWNAEENK; translated from the coding sequence ATGCCGCTCGCCGACGTTCACTACTGGAGGCAAGCGATTAACAACACCTTGAAGCACTTCGGCACATGCGGACTTTTTGCGCTGCCAGCGCTCTTCACTATGCATCCCGCGCTTGCCCAGAACAAGCTCGTCACGGATGCGAATGCAACATGGAACAAAGGCGACGCTCACGGGCTCGCCGCGCTATACGACGAAAAGGCGATCGTATCGCGGGGTAACGGCAAGATCGTTCAAGGGCGCGACGAAATAGAGAAGCTCTTCAAGAGCCACTTCGATGCCGGCGTTCACGATTACGCGATCGACGTGGTGCGCGCGAGCCAGGTCGGCAACGTGATGTACGAAACGGCCGACTGGACTGCGGTGCAGGAGAAGGATGGCAAGAAGCCGCAATACAAAGGCGTATTGCTAAAGGTGATGACGAGGAGCACGGACGGCAAGTGGCGCACGATCGCGCACACGTGGAATGCGGAAGAGAACAAGTGA
- the nthB gene encoding nitrile hydratase subunit beta, with product MNGAQDLGGMQSFGPVVPEVDEPYFHADWERHVLALTITMGATGTWNLDMSRAARESLPPAQYLSSSYYEIWFAGLCKLLVNSGLATPDEIDSGVSRHPAAPVPRVLPHDQVNQALFSGSPVMRTPPHPARFAVGDEVHTRLLNPQTHTRLPRYCRGKRGRVVAVHGAHVFPDSNAVGRGDDPQWLYTVSFDAVELWGRDTTAASVCADCWEPYLDRC from the coding sequence GTGAACGGCGCGCAGGATCTGGGCGGGATGCAGTCGTTCGGGCCGGTCGTGCCCGAGGTCGACGAACCTTACTTCCACGCCGACTGGGAGCGCCATGTGCTCGCGCTGACGATCACGATGGGTGCGACGGGCACATGGAATCTCGATATGTCGCGCGCTGCGCGCGAGAGCCTGCCGCCGGCGCAGTATCTGTCTAGCAGCTATTACGAGATCTGGTTTGCAGGCTTGTGCAAGCTTCTGGTCAACTCGGGCCTCGCCACGCCCGACGAGATCGACTCCGGCGTATCACGGCATCCCGCCGCGCCGGTGCCACGCGTGCTGCCTCATGACCAGGTCAACCAGGCGCTCTTTAGCGGGAGCCCCGTGATGCGCACGCCGCCGCATCCGGCCCGTTTTGCCGTCGGCGACGAGGTACATACGCGACTGCTCAACCCGCAAACGCACACCCGCTTGCCGCGTTACTGCCGTGGCAAGCGCGGCCGGGTCGTCGCAGTGCACGGCGCGCATGTGTTTCCTGATTCGAACGCGGTGGGCCGCGGCGACGATCCACAGTGGCTGTACACGGTGAGCTTCGATGCCGTCGAATTGTGGGGCCGGGATACCACGGCCGCTTCCGTTTGCGCCGATTGCTGGGAGCCGTATCTGGACAGGTGCTGA
- a CDS encoding RidA family protein — protein sequence MAKIEARLAEMGLVLPRPLQMPADARMSLPFAWVRVSGKRAFVSGHVPLNADGTIAQPIGKVGAEVSPAEAYAAARLVALAQLASLQRALGDLDRITG from the coding sequence ATGGCCAAAATTGAAGCAAGGTTGGCGGAGATGGGATTGGTGTTACCGCGGCCACTACAGATGCCAGCTGATGCACGCATGTCACTGCCGTTCGCATGGGTGCGTGTGAGTGGAAAACGCGCGTTTGTCTCGGGACATGTACCACTGAACGCGGATGGAACCATAGCGCAACCCATTGGCAAAGTGGGCGCCGAAGTGTCCCCGGCCGAAGCGTATGCGGCAGCACGCCTCGTGGCTCTTGCCCAGTTGGCGAGTCTCCAGAGGGCGCTCGGCGACTTGGACCGCATTACAGGCTGA